The sequence below is a genomic window from Spiroplasma gladiatoris.
GACCAATAGTTACATTTATTTTCCCTACTGAAAAACCTTTATTTTGAAATTTAGGTTTTGTAAACTGATTTACTTTCTTTTTTGGACATGCTTGTACTTTATTTGCCACTATGTTTATGTATTTATATGGTCATACTGGATATAAGTTTAACAAACAAGCTATTATCAAAAGTGTAATAACTGGAGCGTTGGTTTTATCTTGTGTTGAAGTATGAAACTTTTATTTTGGAACTAATTTTATTATTGGAGAAGTTCAAGGAGCATTTGATTTAAAATGAGCTAGACCTTGAATAATGTTTTTCACAATGACTGTTGGAAGTGTTTATCTAGCTGTTGGACTAAGCTTTGCATACTTCTTTAAACCAATTTATGAAAAAAACAATATAGAGAAATTACATCTGACTTGGTGAGAAAAATTTTTATTTTATGTTAAAAGAAATCAGGACAAAAAAATTAACAAATAAATTCTGAAAAAACTATGTTACTCAATTTTTACATAGTTTTTTTTATAAACTTTTTTTCAAATATTTTATAAGTAATATAAAATATTTTATATTACGAAAGTGCTGAGAAAGGGAAATTGTTATGAAAAAAATATTAAGTATATTAGGAGCTCTTACTTTATCCTCTATTGCAGCATCAAGTGTAGTTGCGTGTGGAGGAGAAATAAAATTAGGAACAGTTGACACAAAATTAACCGAACTTGATGGAGTTAAAAAAGATTTAACAGTAACTTATGATTCTTCTAAAGAGAACGACCCTAAATATTCTTCAAGAGAAGAACATATTGGGATGTATATAATGAGTACATATTCAACGGATTA
It includes:
- a CDS encoding YwaF family protein — encoded protein: MENLSWVVAIVLALFMWASLSIFPNYYNKKMVYLTIRIVLIIFLLFTQIQRTIYLGPIHQNEYIKNPNSSAYEGQEWYQNPVNYFLLYFCTLSAWSILIILIYPSKKVMECFFPYMIMGPIVTFIFPTEKPLFWNLGFVNWFTFFFGHACTLFATMFMYLYGHTGYKFNKQAIIKSVITGALVLSCVEVWNFYFGTNFIIGEVQGAFDLKWARPWIMFFTMTVGSVYLAVGLSFAYFFKPIYEKNNIEKLHLTWWEKFLFYVKRNQDKKINK